A genomic region of Micromonospora sp. NBRC 110009 contains the following coding sequences:
- a CDS encoding maleylpyruvate isomerase family mycothiol-dependent enzyme, which translates to MSRLHGTKDFWIGALRTEGPAFAAAVAEAPPETPVLSCPGWTVSDLARHLTRVYVWARTVVTAGTATRPERHDPEPAADLTPVESFRREHDRLMTLFEGLDPEAPAWNFAPQPKKAGFWPRRMAHETAVHRWDAQLAIGAGEPIEAKLAADGVSEVLDTWLPAGRRIAPGQWHGVVQLTATDAAQQWYLRLRGEGVALLDTATILDHDDHRARVQVTGTASDLLLAAMGRISFDALGVAGDRSLLDGLRVG; encoded by the coding sequence ATGAGCAGACTGCACGGCACGAAGGACTTCTGGATCGGCGCGCTGCGGACGGAGGGCCCCGCCTTCGCCGCGGCCGTCGCTGAGGCACCCCCGGAGACTCCGGTGCTCTCGTGTCCCGGCTGGACGGTCTCCGACCTCGCCCGTCACCTCACCCGGGTCTACGTCTGGGCCCGCACGGTGGTGACCGCCGGGACCGCCACCCGGCCGGAGCGGCACGACCCGGAGCCGGCGGCCGACCTCACCCCCGTCGAGTCGTTCCGCCGCGAGCACGACCGGCTGATGACGCTGTTCGAGGGGCTGGACCCGGAGGCCCCGGCGTGGAACTTCGCGCCGCAGCCGAAGAAGGCGGGGTTCTGGCCGCGCCGGATGGCCCACGAGACGGCGGTGCACCGCTGGGACGCCCAGCTCGCGATCGGCGCCGGGGAGCCGATCGAGGCCAAGCTCGCGGCCGACGGGGTGAGCGAGGTGCTGGACACCTGGCTGCCGGCGGGGCGCCGGATCGCGCCGGGTCAGTGGCACGGGGTGGTGCAGTTGACCGCGACCGACGCGGCCCAGCAGTGGTACCTGCGGCTGCGCGGCGAGGGGGTGGCCCTGCTGGACACCGCGACCATCCTCGACCACGACGACCACCGGGCCCGGGTGCAGGTCACCGGCACCGCCAGCGACCTCCTGCTGGCGGCCATGGGCCGGATCAGCTTCGACGCCCTCGGGGTGGCCGGCGACCGCAGCCTGCTGGACGGGCTGCGGGTGGGCTGA
- a CDS encoding EI24 domain-containing protein, whose translation MDVPRLAAPVTGAATRFLSGAGLLLRGLGLYVRSPGLMLLGIVPALISGALFVAAFATLLYFVDDLAALVTPFADDWSATWRALVRVVAGLAVVGLAGLLGVLTFTAVTLAIGDPFYEKISERVEDRLGGTPGAVEVPFWASLRRSIRDSLRLVALSALVGVPLFAAGFIPVVGQTVVPVIGAVVGGWFLALELVGAPFYRRGMRLPERRSILKADRPTTLGFGTAVFVCFLIPLGAVLVMPAAVAGATLLARRSLGQSIEEG comes from the coding sequence GTGGACGTACCCCGCCTCGCCGCGCCGGTGACCGGCGCCGCCACCCGTTTCCTCTCCGGCGCCGGCCTGCTGCTACGCGGCCTCGGCCTGTACGTCCGCAGCCCCGGGCTGATGCTGCTCGGGATCGTGCCGGCGCTGATCTCCGGCGCGCTCTTCGTCGCCGCGTTCGCCACCCTGCTGTACTTCGTGGACGACCTGGCCGCGCTGGTCACCCCGTTCGCCGACGACTGGTCGGCGACCTGGCGGGCACTGGTCCGGGTGGTTGCCGGGCTGGCCGTCGTCGGGCTGGCCGGGCTGCTCGGGGTGCTCACCTTCACCGCGGTCACCCTGGCCATCGGCGACCCGTTCTACGAGAAGATCTCCGAGCGGGTGGAGGACCGGCTCGGCGGCACCCCGGGCGCCGTCGAGGTGCCGTTCTGGGCCTCGCTGCGGCGCAGCATCCGCGACTCGCTGCGGCTGGTGGCCCTCTCCGCGCTGGTCGGCGTACCCCTCTTCGCGGCCGGCTTCATCCCGGTGGTCGGTCAGACGGTCGTCCCGGTGATCGGCGCGGTGGTGGGTGGCTGGTTCCTCGCCCTCGAGCTGGTCGGCGCCCCCTTCTACCGGCGTGGCATGCGGCTGCCGGAGCGGCGGTCGATACTCAAGGCGGATCGGCCGACCACCCTGGGCTTCGGGACCGCGGTCTTCGTCTGCTTCCTGATCCCGCTCGGCGCGGTGCTGGTCATGCCGGCGGCCGTCGCCGGCGCCACGCTGCTGGCCCGCCGGTCGCTCGGGCAGTCCATCGAGGAGGGCTGA
- a CDS encoding O-acetyl-ADP-ribose deacetylase: MEIMLVEGDITAQPVDAIVNAANSSLLGGGGVDGAIHRKGGPAILEACRSLRATRYPDGLGAGQAAATVAGRLPARWVIHTVGPVFSAAEDRSALLRGCYANSLAVADQLGAVAVAFPLISAGVYGWPVDDAVRQALAVLRGATPTHVTEARLVLFGAETYEVAARVAAAG, from the coding sequence ATGGAGATCATGCTGGTCGAGGGGGACATCACCGCCCAGCCCGTCGACGCGATCGTCAACGCGGCGAATTCCTCGCTGCTGGGCGGCGGGGGAGTGGACGGCGCGATCCACCGCAAGGGCGGCCCGGCGATCCTGGAGGCGTGCCGATCGCTGCGCGCCACCCGCTACCCGGACGGCCTGGGGGCGGGCCAGGCGGCCGCCACGGTCGCCGGTCGGCTGCCGGCCCGCTGGGTCATCCACACCGTGGGGCCGGTCTTCTCGGCGGCGGAGGACCGGTCGGCGCTGCTGCGCGGCTGCTACGCGAACAGCCTGGCGGTCGCCGACCAGCTGGGGGCGGTGGCGGTCGCCTTCCCGCTGATCTCGGCCGGCGTCTACGGCTGGCCGGTCGACGACGCGGTCCGCCAGGCGCTCGCCGTGCTGCGCGGCGCCACGCCGACGCACGTCACCGAGGCCCGGCTGGTGCTCTTCGGCGCCGAGACGTACGAGGTCGCCGCGCGGGTCGCCGCGGCGGGCTGA
- a CDS encoding DUF2516 family protein — MAYAAPLFYHDVRFVIELILLVFALIIEGVALVHAITQRSDAFAAIGTLPKGAWIAILGVCLLLTLLGFGVLSLFGLIGIAAGLIYLLDVRVGLRDLHDGRGFW, encoded by the coding sequence ATGGCCTACGCCGCGCCGCTGTTCTACCACGACGTCCGCTTCGTGATCGAGCTGATCCTGCTCGTCTTCGCCCTGATCATCGAGGGGGTGGCGCTGGTGCACGCGATCACCCAGCGGTCGGACGCGTTCGCCGCGATCGGCACCCTGCCCAAGGGCGCCTGGATCGCCATCCTCGGGGTCTGCCTGCTTCTCACGCTGCTCGGCTTCGGTGTGCTCAGCCTCTTCGGCCTGATCGGCATCGCGGCCGGCCTGATCTACCTGCTGGACGTCCGGGTCGGGCTGCGCGACCTGCACGACGGCCGAGGCTTCTGGTGA
- a CDS encoding helix-turn-helix transcriptional regulator — MRASRLISLVLLLQSRETMTAAELARELEVSERTVYRDVLALSAAGVPVYADRGRAGGYRLLGGYRTRLTGLTRDEAEALFLAGLPGPAGDMGLADAVAAAELKVLAALPPSLRDAPARTGQRFHLDVPGWFRESAPPAWLAELAQAVWRDRVVGLRYRRGDREVTRTVEPYGLVLKSGVWYLVGRVGDGYRTYRVDRVIGVAAGDETFARDEGFDLGAYWRQQAEAFLRSMLRAEVTVRLSPAGLRALRHVAEAPFAYVEAVARAGEPDGQGWVVTHLPVESVPVAYTVLLGLGPEVEVLDPPELRARFAEAARRSAALYDVGSEAQR; from the coding sequence GTGCGCGCGTCCCGGCTGATCTCGTTGGTCCTGCTGCTCCAGTCGCGGGAGACGATGACCGCCGCCGAGCTGGCCCGAGAGCTGGAGGTCTCCGAACGCACCGTCTACCGGGACGTGCTGGCGCTCTCCGCGGCCGGGGTGCCGGTCTACGCGGACCGGGGCCGGGCCGGCGGCTACCGCCTGCTCGGCGGCTACCGGACCCGGCTGACCGGGTTGACCCGGGACGAGGCGGAGGCGCTCTTCCTGGCCGGGCTCCCGGGGCCGGCCGGCGACATGGGGTTGGCCGACGCGGTCGCCGCCGCCGAGCTCAAGGTGCTCGCCGCGCTGCCACCGAGCCTGCGGGACGCGCCCGCCCGGACCGGGCAGCGGTTCCACCTGGACGTGCCCGGCTGGTTCCGGGAGTCGGCGCCGCCGGCGTGGCTGGCCGAGCTGGCCCAGGCCGTCTGGCGGGACCGGGTGGTCGGGCTCCGCTACCGGCGCGGCGACCGGGAGGTGACCCGCACGGTCGAGCCGTACGGGCTGGTGCTGAAGAGCGGCGTCTGGTACCTGGTCGGCCGGGTCGGCGACGGGTACCGGACGTACCGGGTGGACCGGGTGATCGGCGTGGCGGCGGGCGACGAGACCTTCGCCCGGGACGAGGGCTTCGACCTCGGGGCGTACTGGCGGCAGCAGGCGGAGGCGTTCCTGCGGAGCATGCTGCGGGCCGAGGTCACCGTCCGGCTCAGCCCCGCCGGCCTGCGCGCGCTGCGGCACGTGGCGGAGGCCCCCTTCGCGTACGTGGAGGCGGTGGCCCGCGCCGGCGAACCCGACGGGCAGGGGTGGGTGGTGACCCACCTGCCCGTCGAGTCCGTGCCGGTGGCGTACACCGTGCTGCTCGGGCTCGGCCCGGAGGTGGAGGTGCTCGACCCGCCCGAGCTGCGGGCGCGCTTCGCCGAGGCGGCCCGTCGCTCGGCGGCGCTCTACGACGTGGGGTCGGAGGCTCAGCGGTAA
- a CDS encoding helix-turn-helix domain-containing protein: protein MATGKDLPDVGGFIRDLRRNAKISLRQLAEQAGVSNPYLSQIERGLRKPSAEVLQQLASALRVSTPAMYLRAGLLDDKEGQGVLAAIAVDPELTMAQKQSLTQIYETFRRENARLAEATAAAQAAAEPAPPATEPASAPQAPATVTPAATGPTTPDGTPTEAVLESVAVTEAGAAPAPTTTAPRKKTARRVVREAAGAAEEEKS, encoded by the coding sequence ATGGCCACCGGTAAGGACCTTCCCGACGTCGGCGGGTTCATTCGCGATCTGCGCCGCAACGCGAAGATCTCGCTGCGCCAGCTCGCCGAGCAGGCGGGCGTCAGCAACCCGTACCTCAGCCAGATCGAGCGCGGCCTGCGCAAGCCGAGCGCCGAGGTGCTCCAGCAGCTCGCCAGCGCCCTGCGCGTCTCCACCCCGGCCATGTACCTGCGGGCCGGGCTGCTGGACGACAAGGAGGGGCAGGGCGTGCTCGCCGCGATCGCCGTCGACCCCGAGCTGACCATGGCCCAGAAGCAGTCGCTCACCCAGATCTACGAGACGTTCCGCCGGGAGAACGCCCGGCTCGCCGAGGCCACCGCGGCGGCGCAGGCCGCCGCCGAGCCCGCCCCGCCGGCCACCGAGCCGGCGAGCGCGCCGCAGGCCCCGGCCACCGTCACGCCGGCCGCGACCGGCCCCACGACACCGGACGGCACCCCGACCGAGGCGGTCCTCGAGTCGGTCGCCGTCACCGAGGCGGGGGCCGCCCCCGCCCCGACCACCACCGCCCCCCGGAAGAAGACCGCCCGCAGGGTGGTCCGTGAGGCCGCCGGTGCGGCCGAAGAGGAGAAGTCATGA
- a CDS encoding LacI family DNA-binding transcriptional regulator gives MTTAQRPTLEAVARRAGVSRATVSRVVNGATTVAAPIQQAVRRAVEELGYVPNLAARSLVTQRTDSVALVLPEAATRVFSDDQVFPGIIRGAAQELEAADKQLVLMLAGSPAGHERVERYTTGRHVDGVLFASLHGADPLPGKLARLGIPVVCSGRPLDGVEVPYVDIDHVGGVARAVRYLIESGRRRIATIAGPQDMVAGIERLQGYRNTVAEAGLPELVAYGDFTRESGTAAMRQLLAAHPDLDAVFAASDLMAHAALRTLREAGRRVPADVAVVGFDDIETAAYTEPPLTTIRQPIVELGRAMTRQLLRIAAGEAVELALMLPTELVIRDSA, from the coding sequence ATGACGACGGCACAGCGACCGACCCTGGAGGCGGTGGCCCGGCGGGCGGGAGTGTCCCGGGCCACGGTCTCCCGGGTGGTCAACGGCGCCACCACCGTGGCGGCACCGATCCAGCAGGCGGTCCGCCGGGCGGTCGAGGAGCTGGGGTACGTCCCGAACCTCGCCGCCCGCAGCCTGGTCACCCAGCGCACCGACTCGGTGGCCCTGGTCCTGCCCGAGGCGGCCACCCGGGTCTTCTCCGACGACCAGGTCTTCCCGGGCATCATCCGGGGCGCGGCGCAGGAGCTGGAGGCGGCGGACAAGCAGCTCGTGCTGATGCTGGCCGGCTCGCCGGCCGGCCACGAACGGGTCGAGCGGTACACCACCGGCCGGCACGTGGACGGGGTGCTCTTCGCCTCGCTGCACGGCGCGGATCCGCTCCCCGGCAAGCTGGCCCGGCTGGGCATCCCAGTGGTGTGCAGCGGCCGGCCGCTGGACGGCGTTGAGGTGCCGTACGTCGACATCGACCACGTCGGCGGGGTGGCCAGGGCGGTGCGGTACCTGATCGAAAGCGGCCGGCGGCGGATCGCCACCATCGCCGGGCCGCAGGACATGGTCGCCGGCATCGAGCGGCTGCAGGGCTACCGGAACACCGTCGCCGAGGCCGGGCTGCCGGAGCTGGTGGCGTACGGCGACTTCACCCGGGAGTCGGGCACCGCGGCGATGCGGCAACTGCTCGCCGCGCACCCGGACCTGGACGCGGTCTTCGCCGCGTCCGACCTGATGGCGCACGCTGCCCTGCGCACCCTCCGCGAGGCGGGGCGGCGGGTGCCGGCCGACGTCGCGGTGGTCGGGTTCGACGACATCGAGACGGCGGCGTACACCGAGCCCCCGCTGACCACGATCCGGCAGCCGATAGTGGAGCTGGGTCGGGCGATGACCCGGCAGCTGCTGCGGATCGCCGCGGGCGAGGCGGTCGAGCTGGCGCTGATGCTGCCGACCGAGCTGGTGATCCGCGACTCCGCCTGA
- a CDS encoding nucleotidyltransferase domain-containing protein yields the protein MHLLLSGIVGSVAYGLAGPGSDVDRIGVFAAPTVAFHGLHPPRESVVTTEPDLTLHECAKYCRLALSGNPTATELMWLPDDCYETRTEFGERLIEIRRAFLSAPRVRDAYLGYATQQFRKLTTRDSSQGGRRRSAKHARHLARLLHQGRVLYETGVLEIRLADPEWFRTFGERVAGGALAEAEALVAAAERDFDRVRSPLPERPDEETVERWLLDVRAAHLPG from the coding sequence ATGCACCTGCTGCTCTCCGGGATCGTCGGCTCGGTCGCCTACGGGCTGGCCGGCCCCGGCTCAGACGTGGACCGGATCGGCGTCTTCGCCGCGCCGACGGTGGCCTTCCACGGCCTGCATCCGCCCCGGGAGTCGGTGGTCACCACCGAGCCCGACCTGACTCTGCACGAGTGTGCGAAGTACTGCCGGCTGGCGCTGAGCGGCAACCCCACGGCGACCGAGCTGATGTGGCTGCCCGACGACTGCTACGAGACCCGGACCGAGTTCGGCGAGCGGCTGATCGAGATCCGCCGGGCCTTCCTCAGCGCGCCCCGGGTCCGCGACGCCTACCTCGGGTACGCCACCCAACAGTTCCGGAAGCTGACCACCCGTGACTCGTCGCAGGGTGGCCGGCGCCGGTCGGCGAAGCACGCCCGGCACCTGGCCCGGCTGCTGCACCAGGGGCGAGTGCTCTACGAGACCGGCGTGCTGGAGATCCGGCTGGCCGACCCGGAGTGGTTCCGGACCTTCGGCGAGCGGGTCGCGGGCGGTGCCCTGGCCGAGGCGGAGGCGCTGGTGGCGGCGGCGGAGCGGGACTTCGACCGGGTCCGTTCGCCGCTGCCGGAGCGCCCGGACGAGGAGACCGTGGAACGTTGGCTGCTCGACGTCCGGGCGGCTCACCTGCCGGGTTGA
- a CDS encoding alpha/beta fold hydrolase, with translation MAKIEVNGAQLAYDEAGSGSAVVLLHAGIADRRMWRGQLDALAARHRVIVPDLRGYGDSELPPAAFAHHDDVIGLLDALGVERAALVGCSFGGKVAVDTALAYPERVSALALLGAPVSGNEWSEETEQLWEELVGDVDPEDFTATAAGEVRFWVVGPTREPADVDPELIRFAEEMDRRALAAELALSAVEVGELDPPAIERLGELRMPVLAGAGADDLADIRRLADRIAAEAPHGIRLPDVPDAAHLLPLEKPEPVNAALLDFLP, from the coding sequence GTGGCCAAGATCGAAGTCAACGGCGCCCAGCTCGCGTACGACGAGGCCGGCAGCGGCAGCGCGGTGGTGCTGCTGCACGCCGGCATCGCGGACCGGCGGATGTGGCGTGGACAGCTCGACGCGCTCGCCGCCCGGCACCGCGTGATCGTTCCCGACCTGCGCGGCTACGGTGACTCCGAGCTGCCGCCCGCCGCCTTCGCGCACCACGACGACGTGATCGGGCTGCTGGACGCCCTGGGCGTCGAGCGGGCCGCCCTGGTCGGTTGCTCGTTCGGCGGCAAGGTGGCGGTGGACACCGCGCTGGCGTACCCGGAGCGGGTCTCCGCGCTGGCCCTGCTCGGCGCCCCGGTCTCCGGCAACGAGTGGTCCGAGGAGACCGAGCAGCTCTGGGAGGAGCTGGTCGGCGACGTGGACCCGGAGGACTTCACCGCCACCGCGGCCGGCGAGGTCCGGTTCTGGGTGGTCGGCCCGACCCGCGAGCCGGCGGACGTCGACCCGGAGCTGATCCGGTTCGCCGAGGAGATGGACCGCCGCGCGCTCGCCGCCGAGCTGGCCCTCAGCGCGGTGGAGGTGGGCGAGCTCGACCCGCCGGCGATCGAGCGGCTGGGCGAGCTGCGGATGCCGGTGCTGGCCGGCGCCGGGGCGGACGATCTCGCGGACATCCGCCGGCTGGCCGACCGGATCGCCGCGGAGGCGCCGCACGGCATCCGCCTGCCGGACGTCCCGGACGCCGCCCACCTGCTGCCGCTGGAGAAGCCCGAGCCGGTCAACGCGGCCCTGCTCGACTTCCTCCCCTGA
- a CDS encoding SDR family oxidoreductase — protein MTKPLTGKIALVAGATRGAGRQIAVQLGAAGATVYATGRSTRQGRSEMDRPETIEETAELVTAAGGTGIAVAVDHLDPDQVRRLVERIDAEQGRLDVLVNDVWGGDPLTTWEKPVWEQPLDAGFHLLRLAVDTHIITSHFALPLLIRNPGGLVVEIGDGTKEYNDATYRLSVFYDLAKVSVNRLAFSQAHELAPHGGTAVALTPGWLRSEAMLEHFGVTEANWRDGAAKDPHFVMSETPAFVGRAVAALAADPDRARWTGKSVDSGGLAQVYGFTDLDGTRPNWARYHEEVVKPGKPAGDTGYR, from the coding sequence ATGACAAAACCGCTGACAGGGAAGATCGCGCTCGTCGCCGGGGCGACCCGGGGCGCCGGCCGGCAGATCGCCGTCCAGCTCGGCGCGGCCGGGGCCACCGTATACGCCACCGGCCGCTCGACCCGGCAGGGCCGCTCCGAGATGGACCGGCCGGAGACCATCGAGGAGACCGCCGAGCTGGTCACCGCGGCCGGCGGCACCGGCATCGCCGTGGCGGTCGACCACCTCGACCCCGACCAGGTACGCCGCCTGGTCGAGCGGATCGACGCCGAACAGGGCCGGCTGGACGTGCTGGTCAACGACGTCTGGGGTGGCGACCCGCTGACCACCTGGGAGAAGCCCGTCTGGGAGCAGCCCCTCGACGCCGGCTTCCACCTGCTCCGGCTGGCCGTGGACACCCACATCATCACCAGCCACTTCGCCCTGCCGCTGCTGATCCGCAACCCGGGCGGCCTGGTCGTCGAGATCGGGGACGGGACCAAGGAGTACAACGACGCCACGTACCGGCTCTCGGTCTTCTACGACCTGGCCAAGGTGTCGGTGAACCGGCTCGCCTTCAGCCAGGCGCACGAGCTGGCGCCGCACGGCGGCACGGCGGTGGCGCTGACCCCGGGCTGGCTCCGCTCGGAGGCGATGCTGGAGCACTTCGGGGTCACCGAGGCCAACTGGCGCGACGGCGCGGCGAAGGACCCGCACTTCGTCATGTCGGAGACGCCGGCCTTCGTCGGGCGCGCGGTGGCCGCCCTGGCCGCCGACCCGGACCGGGCCCGCTGGACCGGGAAGTCCGTGGACAGCGGCGGGCTGGCCCAGGTGTACGGCTTCACCGACCTCGACGGCACCCGCCCGAACTGGGCGCGGTACCACGAGGAGGTGGTCAAGCCCGGGAAGCCGGCGGGCGACACCGGTTACCGCTGA
- a CDS encoding alpha/beta fold hydrolase has product MRSFRWPPPPDGGPRTWGPGPGAPRTGRPALPEPETELITTPHGVRLERLVTGTGDPVTVFAHGLGNGIATTRPFGSAVTGRKVFFQFRGHGRSDSPPGPWTYLDLARDLRAIADLGGASRAFGASLGAGALCRLLVESPERFDKLVFFLPAVLDTPRGEVARARLTDLLDAVADGDASALADVVSLELPPSVRNTPAGWAYLRQRLDQLLRDGLAPGLASLPEQAPLRDAKALAAVTAPALVIGCAGDDLHPAAVAEQLAAALPHATLHVYDRPGVLWSERADLRERISTFLNG; this is encoded by the coding sequence GTGAGAAGCTTCCGCTGGCCACCGCCGCCGGACGGCGGCCCGCGCACCTGGGGCCCCGGCCCCGGCGCCCCGCGCACCGGTCGGCCGGCACTGCCCGAGCCGGAGACCGAACTGATCACCACCCCGCACGGGGTACGGCTGGAGCGGCTGGTCACCGGCACCGGCGACCCGGTGACGGTGTTCGCCCACGGGCTGGGCAACGGCATCGCCACCACCCGCCCGTTCGGCAGCGCGGTGACCGGCCGCAAGGTCTTCTTCCAGTTCCGGGGCCACGGCCGCTCCGACTCGCCGCCCGGTCCGTGGACCTATCTGGACCTGGCCCGCGACCTGCGGGCGATCGCGGACCTCGGCGGTGCGAGCCGGGCCTTCGGGGCCAGCCTCGGCGCGGGCGCGCTGTGCCGGCTGCTCGTGGAGAGCCCGGAACGCTTCGACAAGCTGGTCTTCTTCCTCCCCGCCGTGCTGGACACCCCGCGCGGCGAGGTCGCCCGGGCCCGGCTGACCGACCTGCTCGACGCGGTGGCCGACGGCGACGCCTCCGCGCTGGCCGACGTGGTGTCGCTGGAGCTGCCGCCGTCGGTCCGTAACACCCCGGCCGGCTGGGCGTACCTGCGGCAGCGGCTGGACCAGCTGCTCCGGGACGGGCTCGCGCCGGGGCTGGCCAGCCTGCCGGAGCAGGCCCCGCTGCGGGACGCGAAGGCGCTCGCCGCGGTCACCGCGCCGGCGCTGGTGATCGGCTGCGCCGGCGACGACCTGCACCCGGCGGCGGTCGCCGAGCAGTTGGCCGCCGCGCTCCCGCACGCCACCCTGCACGTCTACGACCGGCCGGGCGTGCTCTGGTCGGAACGCGCCGACCTCCGGGAGCGGATCTCGACGTTCCTGAACGGGTAA
- a CDS encoding UDP-N-acetylmuramate dehydrogenase, whose protein sequence is MARYTTLRLGGPAGRLETATSAEEIVQKVQEAESRDEAVLVLAGGSNVVIGDQGFPGTVVLIRSRGYRVVAEDAGTVTVRVEAGEPWDDLVAATVAQGWSGLECLSGVPGSAGATPIQNVGAYGQEVAETITAVQAYDRTQRKVVLVAAADCGFAYRGSIFKYSDRWVVLSVDFRLTRSPLSAPVRYAELGRALGVEVGDRVPLADARAAVLRLRAGKGMVLDADDPDTWSVGSFFTNPVLEREAYEVLRERAADLGEPPSWPCPGDRVKLSAAWLIDKAGFGKGYAGPEGVAISSKHTLALTNRSGTARTADLVALAREIRDGVHDRFAVTLHPEPVLINCVI, encoded by the coding sequence CTGGCGCGCTACACCACGCTCCGCCTCGGTGGCCCCGCCGGCCGACTGGAGACCGCCACCAGCGCCGAGGAAATCGTACAGAAGGTGCAGGAAGCGGAATCGCGGGACGAAGCGGTCCTCGTCCTCGCTGGCGGCAGCAACGTGGTGATCGGTGACCAGGGCTTCCCCGGCACCGTCGTGCTGATCCGCTCCCGGGGCTACCGGGTGGTCGCGGAGGACGCCGGCACCGTCACCGTACGTGTCGAGGCGGGTGAGCCCTGGGACGATCTGGTGGCCGCCACCGTCGCGCAGGGCTGGTCGGGGCTGGAGTGCCTCTCCGGCGTCCCCGGCTCGGCCGGCGCCACCCCCATCCAGAACGTCGGGGCGTACGGCCAGGAGGTGGCCGAGACGATCACCGCCGTGCAGGCGTACGACCGCACCCAGCGGAAGGTGGTCCTGGTCGCCGCCGCCGACTGCGGGTTCGCCTACCGGGGCAGCATCTTCAAGTACAGCGACCGGTGGGTGGTGCTCTCGGTCGACTTCCGGCTCACCCGCTCCCCGCTCTCCGCTCCGGTGCGCTACGCCGAGCTGGGCCGCGCGCTCGGCGTCGAGGTGGGCGACCGGGTGCCGCTGGCCGACGCCCGGGCCGCCGTGCTGCGGCTGCGCGCCGGCAAGGGCATGGTGCTCGACGCGGACGACCCGGACACCTGGTCGGTGGGCTCGTTCTTCACCAACCCGGTGCTCGAGCGAGAGGCGTACGAGGTGCTCCGGGAACGGGCGGCCGACCTCGGTGAGCCGCCCTCCTGGCCCTGCCCGGGGGACCGGGTCAAGCTCAGCGCCGCCTGGCTGATCGACAAGGCCGGCTTCGGCAAGGGCTACGCCGGCCCGGAGGGCGTGGCGATCTCCAGCAAGCACACCCTCGCCCTGACCAACCGCAGCGGCACGGCCCGTACCGCCGACCTGGTCGCCCTGGCCCGGGAGATCCGCGACGGCGTCCACGACCGCTTCGCCGTCACCCTCCACCCCGAACCCGTCCTCATCAACTGCGTCATCTGA
- a CDS encoding RidA family protein: MTGIVRLIRAPQLSDVAEYAYAAEVAPPARLVFAAGACPLDAEGRTVAPGDPVAQARQVMANLAVALAAAGARLTDVVKTTVYVASGDRADLVAVWQVVRDAFGDHDAPSTLLGVAVLGYPDQLVEVEAVAAVRAEVS; the protein is encoded by the coding sequence GTGACCGGCATCGTGCGCCTGATCCGGGCGCCCCAGCTCTCCGACGTCGCCGAGTACGCGTACGCGGCCGAGGTCGCCCCGCCGGCCCGGCTGGTCTTCGCCGCCGGCGCCTGCCCGCTGGACGCCGAGGGGCGGACGGTCGCGCCCGGCGACCCCGTCGCCCAGGCCCGGCAGGTGATGGCCAACCTGGCGGTGGCCCTGGCCGCCGCCGGGGCCCGGCTCACCGACGTCGTCAAGACCACGGTGTACGTGGCCAGCGGTGACCGCGCCGACCTGGTGGCCGTCTGGCAGGTGGTCCGGGACGCGTTCGGGGACCACGATGCGCCCAGCACCCTGCTGGGGGTGGCCGTGCTCGGCTACCCCGACCAGCTCGTCGAGGTCGAGGCGGTCGCCGCGGTCCGGGCGGAGGTGAGCTGA
- a CDS encoding alanyl-tRNA editing protein codes for MGVTHHGRTHRLDLADPTLREWECTVLAADPEQGIVLDRSAFYPGGGGQPPDHGVLLWQGVQTRIVGTRKGDDLWLIPAEGDPVPPVGTAVTGAVEDARRTMLMRTHSGLHVLCGVVFRDFGALVTGGNMEPGEARMDFNLPEVPPDFKSRIEELVNAEVTADRSVAVRVLPRAEALALPDIIRTQSNLIPPDEQEVRIVDIVGLDVQADGGTHVASTAQIGKVQVVKVESKGRANRRVRVRLAD; via the coding sequence ATGGGCGTCACACATCACGGCCGTACGCACCGCCTCGACCTCGCCGACCCCACCCTGCGGGAGTGGGAGTGCACGGTGCTGGCGGCCGACCCCGAGCAGGGCATCGTGCTGGACCGGTCGGCCTTCTACCCGGGCGGTGGCGGGCAGCCGCCGGACCACGGGGTGTTGCTCTGGCAGGGGGTGCAGACCCGGATCGTGGGCACCCGCAAGGGCGACGACCTCTGGCTCATCCCGGCCGAGGGTGACCCCGTGCCGCCGGTCGGCACCGCCGTCACCGGCGCGGTCGAGGACGCCCGGCGCACCATGCTGATGCGGACGCACTCCGGGCTGCACGTGCTCTGCGGGGTGGTGTTCCGCGACTTCGGCGCGCTGGTCACCGGCGGCAACATGGAACCCGGCGAGGCCAGGATGGACTTCAACCTTCCCGAGGTGCCGCCGGACTTCAAGTCCCGGATCGAGGAGCTGGTCAACGCCGAGGTGACCGCCGACCGCTCGGTCGCCGTCCGGGTGCTGCCCCGGGCCGAGGCGCTGGCCCTGCCGGACATCATCCGTACCCAGTCGAACCTGATCCCGCCGGACGAGCAGGAGGTGCGGATCGTCGACATCGTCGGGCTGGACGTGCAGGCCGACGGCGGCACCCACGTCGCCTCCACCGCCCAGATCGGCAAGGTCCAGGTGGTCAAGGTGGAGAGCAAGGGCCGGGCCAACCGCCGGGTCCGCGTCCGCCTGGCCGACTGA